In Orenia metallireducens, the DNA window TTAAGAGTTATGCTAATTGTGAAAGGGGTATTTAAACTATGAATCAGGAACAAAATAATTTAATTGAAAGTGCCCGTCAACAAGCAGAAGGATATTTTAAAAAAGGAGATTATTACTGTTCAGAAGCGGTGTTGACAACTATCAACCAATTATTGGGAGAAGAATTACCACCAGAGATTGTAAAGTTGGCTTCAGGATTTCCAGTAGGAATCGGTAAATCAAAATGTTTATGTGGGGCTATAAGTGGTGGAGTAATGGCCTTGGGGTTAAAGTATGGAAGGACAGAGCCAAAAGCTGAGATGCCAAGTAACTCTTTTCTTAGAAGTGAAGGGCTCCATGATTACATTAAGGATAAGTATGGTTCTACCTGTTGTAGAGTGATTACTGCTAAGTTTAAAGATTTTGCTAGTCCAGAGAGGGTTGAGCATTGCATTGGGATTACAGGAGATGTAGCTGCTTGGGTAATGAGTAAGTTTATTGAAGATGGAGTTTTGATTAATAATTGATTAAACTTTCAATTTGAATTAAAATAAATAGGGGTAAAGAATAAATGCCAGAAATTTTGAAACAGGTGCCAGTATCAATAGCAAGGTTGATGCTTGGTTTAGCTGGTTTAGGTAATCTTATCCAGGTCTATGGTAGTCAATATCGTTATCTAGCTGGAATATTAGCCACATTAATAGCTTTACTGCTAATCGCTAATTTCTTTGTTGACAAGGAGGGCTTTTTACCTCAATTAGAGAATTCCATTGTAGCTAGTGTTTTCCCGACCTTCTCTATGGCAATTATGATTTTAGCCACTTATATAGTTCCTTTTTCTTCTCAAGTAGCTTTGTATTTCTGGTATGGAGGAATTATTCTACATATCTTATTAATGGTTTTATTCTCTATTGGCTTTATCTTCAACTTTGATATCAGAAAAGTCTTTCCTAGCTATTTTATCGTTTATCTGGGAATAGTAGTAGCTAGTGTAACTGCTCCAACCTTTAATTATATACAACTAGGGCAGATAATCTTCTGGGTTGATTTTTCTTTTTATATGGTTTTACTCCCGACAGTCACTTATCGGGTTTTAGTTATTAGAGAGATTAAGAAGGCTGCTTTACCTACTATCTCTATCTTTACAGCCCCTGCTGGTCTCTGTTTGGCAGGATATATGAGCGTTTTTGCTAATAAAAATTTGATGATAGTAGGGGGCTGAGTTTATTAACACTAGTTATGATAACCCTTGTTATAATTTATCTTCCTAAAATGATTTCTAGTAATTTTTATCCCAGTTTTTCTGCTTTTACTTTTCCTTTTGTGATTACAGCTATTGGGTTAAAGTTAGCTTCAGCTTTTTTACAGAAAAACTTTAATCTTCTTTTGCTGTATTATCCAGCAAAGGTAGTAGAATTGTTATCAATTGCTCTGGTAGTTTTTGTTCTATTTAAATATTTAGAACACCTATTTCTAGTTAAAAAGCAAGGGGGTTATCAACCCTCAGAACTTCAAAGTAATACTGGGTAACCATTTTAAAATTAAGAATAATATTGGTATGAGTAATCAGTAATAAGTATTTAATCTTTTACTAGTTACTCTTTATTTATTAAATGTTACTGAACTGATAAAAGGAGTATGGTACTATGATATATGTTAATAATGCTGCTACCACTTGTCCTAAGCCAGAAAGAGTCTATCAAGCAATCAACTCTTGTATGAGAGAGGTAGGCTATAATCCTGGAAGGTCTGGTGGAGTTGGTATATCTAGAATTGAGAGAGAAATATTTGATGTTAGAAGTAAGGTTGCCAAGTTAATTAATGCTCCTAATTCTTCAAGGGTTATCTTTACTTCTGGTGCTACTGAAGCATTGAATTTAGGGATAAAAGGAATTTTAAAACAAGATGATCATGTAATCACCACAGAACTTGAACATAATTCTGTACTACGCCCTTTAAGGAAGTTAGAAAGAAGTAATATGATTGAGTTAAGCATTGTTCAAGTCGATCAAAAAGGTAGATTGAATTTAAAGCAGTTAGAGGATCAAATCCAAGAAAATACTCGCTTGATAGTAACTACCCATGCTTCTAATGTAATTGGAAACGTAATTGATATTGGAAGGATTGGGGAATTAGCCCATCAGAGAGGGATTACCTATCTAGTCGATGCTGCCCAGACAGCAGGTGTAGTTGAGATAGATATTGAGGAGATGAAGATAGATTTATTGGCTTTAGCAGGGCACAAATCTTTATATGGTCCTACAGGGATAGGTGCTTTATATATTAAGGAAGGTGTTGAATTAGATACATTGATAGAGGGTGGAACAGGTAGTGACTCCCTATCTACTTACCAGCCTATTCTCTTACCAGATAGATATGAAGCAGGTACTCTTAATACTATGGGGATTATTGGTTTAGGTGCAGGGATTGATTTTTTGATGGAGACTGGAGTTGCTAAGATTAGAGCAGAAGAATTGGAACTAGCTAAGAGGTTTATAACAGGGCTAGAGAAAATAGATGATATTATAATTTATGGTGATTTAGATGTGGAAGAGAGAGTGGGGGTTGTAAGCTTTAATCTAAAAGGGATAGCTGCAGCTGATGTGGCTTATATTTTAGAGAATCAATTTGATATATTGGTTAGAGCAGGATTACATTGTGCCCCTTTACTTCATCAAGCCTTGAATACTAAAGATATAGGTATGGTTAGAGTCAGTTTTTCCTATTTTAATACAGAAGAAGAGGTAGATATTATCTTAGATGTTTTATCTAAGATAAGTAAGGATAAGGAGGAGTTTAGTTTATGAAAGAACTTGATGTAAGAGGATTAGTCTGTCCTAAGCCGGTAATTGAGACTAAAAAGGCTTTAGAGAAAGATGATGAATTATTGGTATTGCTAGATGATCAAGTTGCCAAGGATAATGTAATGAAGTTAGCTAAGAAATTAAATTGTCAGGTTACTTTATTAGAAGAAAGCGATGAATATCGGCTAACTATTAAAAAAGTTGATGGTATTGTAGATAAAAAAGAAGAAACTAAGGGAAAGGTCTATTTTATTAGTACAGATATCTTAGGAAAGGGTGAAGAAGAGCTCGGTCAAGCCTTGATGAAGGGATTTATTAGTACTTTGTTAGAAATAAACCCATTGCCAGCTAAGATTATCTTTATCAACTCAGGTGTTAAGATTCCTACATTAAATGAGCAGGCTAAGGAGCATTTACAAGAGCTAATAGAGCAAGGGGTAGAGGTTGTAGCCTGTGGAGCTTGCTTGAACTATTATGGCTTAACGGAAAAATTAGAGGTAGGTACTATTACCAATATGTATGAAATTGTTGAGAGTCTAAATAATGGGGATGTAGTATCATTATAGAGAGATATTGTGAAACTTTTACTTTTAAAAAATAGTAAAATTATTAAAAAATATTTCGGGAAAGCTTATCAGCTTTTTTCCCGAGTGACTTTTGCCATTGCTGCAAAAGTCACCAAAAGGTCTAGAAAAGAATTAAAAATCACTCAGCAATTAGAGTATTAACTATTATAATTAATCATATGCTTTAGTAAAAATTTGATTAGACTCTAAATTCTAGTTCAATTTTTGCTTCGCTCAAAGCTCAAACAATAATTCTTTTCATTTTTAAAGACCTTAACTATCAACTATCCACTATACACTGGGGTTTA includes these proteins:
- a CDS encoding TDT family transporter — translated: MPEILKQVPVSIARLMLGLAGLGNLIQVYGSQYRYLAGILATLIALLLIANFFVDKEGFLPQLENSIVASVFPTFSMAIMILATYIVPFSSQVALYFWYGGIILHILLMVLFSIGFIFNFDIRKVFPSYFIVYLGIVVASVTAPTFNYIQLGQIIFWVDFSFYMVLLPTVTYRVLVIREIKKAALPTISIFTAPAGLCLAGYMSVFANKNLMIVGG
- a CDS encoding C-GCAxxG-C-C family protein; its protein translation is MNQEQNNLIESARQQAEGYFKKGDYYCSEAVLTTINQLLGEELPPEIVKLASGFPVGIGKSKCLCGAISGGVMALGLKYGRTEPKAEMPSNSFLRSEGLHDYIKDKYGSTCCRVITAKFKDFASPERVEHCIGITGDVAAWVMSKFIEDGVLINN
- the yedF gene encoding sulfurtransferase-like selenium metabolism protein YedF; amino-acid sequence: MKELDVRGLVCPKPVIETKKALEKDDELLVLLDDQVAKDNVMKLAKKLNCQVTLLEESDEYRLTIKKVDGIVDKKEETKGKVYFISTDILGKGEEELGQALMKGFISTLLEINPLPAKIIFINSGVKIPTLNEQAKEHLQELIEQGVEVVACGACLNYYGLTEKLEVGTITNMYEIVESLNNGDVVSL
- a CDS encoding aminotransferase class V-fold PLP-dependent enzyme; its protein translation is MIYVNNAATTCPKPERVYQAINSCMREVGYNPGRSGGVGISRIEREIFDVRSKVAKLINAPNSSRVIFTSGATEALNLGIKGILKQDDHVITTELEHNSVLRPLRKLERSNMIELSIVQVDQKGRLNLKQLEDQIQENTRLIVTTHASNVIGNVIDIGRIGELAHQRGITYLVDAAQTAGVVEIDIEEMKIDLLALAGHKSLYGPTGIGALYIKEGVELDTLIEGGTGSDSLSTYQPILLPDRYEAGTLNTMGIIGLGAGIDFLMETGVAKIRAEELELAKRFITGLEKIDDIIIYGDLDVEERVGVVSFNLKGIAAADVAYILENQFDILVRAGLHCAPLLHQALNTKDIGMVRVSFSYFNTEEEVDIILDVLSKISKDKEEFSL